ttcctcTGTGATCTTATGTTTAAACATGTTAGGTAGTGggtcagaagttcactaatttaagtctggttttcaaccaTGGCAAAGGGAACTCCTTATGACTGCTGTGTGTGAAAAGAtaggataggaatagtagagatctcatgttgtagatttatatactttatacaatgtttgtttttattaaatcgcgcacggTTGTAATTCAAGGCTCGTATTCTGAGACGAGATGAACCaaagtttctcttttcccaaatacttgcacttttttttttcatagcgcAACATGTTTTATTTTGCAAAGAAGTTAGACAGTATGGCCTCTCGAAGAATAGACCATACCGTGTAAAActaaacatttgtaaaaacattctgttagaaaaaaaaattcatactaatataatgtacagttctTCATAcgttttctgcagcaaaaaaaaaaaaaaaagcgaaagacAGATAATCCACCaattggttaatagggtgacagataattgggattgtactGTACTTCCATCTTCATTGAAGCAATGTACTTCTTCATACACCTTCCAATCTTGTTTTCAAAGGTATGGCTGGTCGAACTTTGTGATGACGGGAATTCCTTAACAACTCTCTCTTTTGCAGCTACCAAGTACATACCCAGATATTTTCCTGCATGGCTACATTGATATCATGTGAACTTTGCTATAAAACTTGAACTTCGACATCACCAAGAGTCATctcatttgggggggggggggaggacatTGTACATTGTATCCAGTGTATAGATATCTTGGTTCCAAGTTGTAGTAGGTCTAAATGGATTATAATCCCTTACAAGCAATTCTAAAACTGAAGTCAATGTCGATTTGTGTAGTTTGTTTTTAAAACGATTTTGTGATATATCTTGTTTAAAAAATTGTTATAGgccattcattatctcgtgaaatctaCTTGTGCGTAAGAAGTAGTGGACTGAGAAACTTTCCTCTCTCTCTATGCtcccacttgcagctagctagttCAGTTACTCCCACCACAAGTTTCTACTATGAGCTACAGTGCACTCATACatttggtttcacaagataacATATCAATCGTTTATTTTAGAAAGGGCAAAAGTCACATTTTCCAAGTTTTACAGAAAGATGCAAACTATTTAAATtacagaattatttttctttcaattctttgtaTTGCATCTTGGGAAGGATACTAAAATACAATTGACACAagagtttcagatttttttaatgaaaagggtggtttctgtaatttttttgtcTTGGACATGTGGCCTTTCCAAACTAAACACAGGAACGAGAGTTCAGAAAGTGGACATATTACAAATCAATGCTTTAATGAACAATAAGTGCACAAAATAGTGATAAACATGGAAATATGCCTCTTATTTTCACTTTTGGCATGAAAAACTTTACTCTGCATTACTCTGTGTTATAGTTGTCCAATTTACAATGATGTCATAGAAAGACTTTGCCTCTTCACTtacatctttttcttcttctatggCGCGTTTTCAGGTCATGGCCTCCCCAGTTGCTCTCCACCAACCTAGTCAATCCTGCAACTCTTCAATTCCGGATTTTGAGGATTTGTAGTGCATCCTGGCAAAAAAACCATCTTCCCATCTATTACGTGATCTTCCCACTGGCCTTCCTCCTTCACTTACATATTTGAGAACATTTTTGAtgtcttcaatttcttttttccattaataaGTTTTTTCTTCAAAAGCTCGTTCGTTTGGAAAAGTAATTAGGTTTCCTATGATGAAACGTACTCTGATCCAGCGCATTGATATCAGGACTTCCTTTGTCCATTTCAAAGTAGTATAGCTCggatattttaaaaacctttctcttttttttttatttttgattgaCATTGTTTCACTTGAAGTTACATACTTTCTGAATTACTGAGGCCACCAGTTATCAAAATTCAATAtgatgttaccacagtctagtatatacagtcgcgaagctcaatacatagtaaatatgcaaacaggtagttgctcaccactaggattgctaatatcgcctcattacaggcaatgcaaaatagtaccatcacagtctattgtttctagcaccctcaaaactcaagcttcgtgactgtatatagtagactgtgatgttactgtCTGTTATTAACACTGTTTCAATATTTATCTCTTGAGCCCTCTTTTATCAGTGTTTCATACTCTTCTGGGGTGTACGCTCGTCTTTTTTTAATAGTCCTTCTGATAACTCCAAAAGTTCTGTTATGCACCCTTTCTCAAATAAACGTATTTTATTTAACTTCCATAGCAACAAACGGAGTCGAGTTAGGAATGTGCCCTTTCTGAACTTAATGCGGCTACCccaatacagtatattaaaaaaacatcaatttccacaaaaaaaaaaaaaagtgacttgaGCCCTTTCTAAAACAAACGATTCATATGGCCTTACTTTGCTTATAATGAACTGTCGATTATGATGGGCAAGTGAAGATTATACTTGCTTTCTGGAATCTACTAATTGTAACTAGCGACAAAGCAAGATAGATCACAGTTCGCATTTCACCACTTTGCCATCCATCACTACTGCATCCAGTGTGTGTGGATACCCTGATTGCAAGCTGTAGTCGGCCCATAcagaatattaatattcctaacaAGCAGTTCTAAGTGAAGTGTTTTCCTGTGTGTACTTTCGTTTTTAAAACGTATTTTAAGTCGACCTTTTAAAAACGATTTTGTGGTAtctttttttaaaaacaaaatgtccTCCTGAGTGTAGAGTAtattatacgagggggatccaggaaataacgaccgttcgcgcatacctgccgcgcagctgactccccttccttgtttgaaggtcaactggcttccttaacatgttctcataatgttgtgaatactggttgcaacaagtcgccattgtgcattttgtgttacttaaaaatgaacgacgtgattgataatcacgccgactgtgaggtgaggagtgtgattcgatttttgaatgcccgacatttgaaacctgcaaaAATTTacaggcaattgaaagaagtgtatggtgcgaaatgttcaacaatgggcgaacaaatgtccacgatgaaactcaacccggacgcccatcactcatcatagaagacctgaagactaaagtgaacgacagaatcttgcaagacaggcgcacatcactcgacgaattgcatattgcctttcctgacatttctcgttctttgcttggtgaaattgtgtcgcaacatcttggctaccacaaaatctgtgcccgcccgcacactgctgcttcaactcgagaattgctggatcaattcggtttggaaatctttgatcatccgccctatagtccagaccttgctcctagcgattttcaccttttcactaagctgaaagactttctgggtggtacgcgttttggaagtgatgaagagttgaagaagacagtgaacacctggcttaatgaactggcggcagaggagtataacacgggaattctaaagctagtgaacagatacaacaaatgtttaaatgtaggtggtgattatgtagagaagtaaaggaagcttcagttatgtaacagactttgttttttgaaataaatattttttttttaattattacaacaaaacggtcgttttTTCCTGGATCCTCCTCGTACTTCGTACATGGTTATGGTACAAGATGTAATGTGCAGGGCCCCAAAGTCTAGTATAATattacctgcatttgtgccctagaTGTaccctgcagaatttttttatttcagtgacTTTTCTTTAAGCGTAGAAATTACAttgaacttttaaaataaaacaaatgtctcaggaatctGGAGGTTAAGGGGAGATTAGATCCCACACGCTAAATTTGCTTAATTAACCCATTATCTACAGAACTACTGAAAATATCGCACTGAAGTTTTTACAGGATATTTAATGTTTGTAAACTGGAGcagattcataaaaaaaataaaagtcgtaaaaaaagtattgatttttatcatttttgtgtgattttttttatgaacTAGACATACCACTTAATGTGcgtccattttattattttacagttgtcaacatatgtttaaaatttcatcCTATCATTTGTAGTTCCTGAGAAGTTGCATTtgcataagaaaataaaataagtatttttaGAATTCACATCGTATTTTACAACTTTTATTTCTTGATATATCTGCGTCAGTTTGCTTAGAAGCCTTTGTGTATttatcctgtaaaaatttcagtatATCTTCAGCAGTTAAGATAATGGGGGTCACTAAATAACTTTCTTTATAATGAACTGTcgataggaaaaaaaatatatacttgcACAATGTCCTATCATATATTGTACACTCTTCACTGCTCAAGTTCAGGTCAGAATGAGGAATAAAGGATAAACaggatataaatgaaaagaactaggtactacattttcaaattttattgaaaaaaagaaaacatcgaACATTACCCAAGTTCTAGCAAATGATATTTGCTGAAACATTCATACCTTCTATGTTAACACCATATTAAAATGGTTGAACAGCACATATCCATTTCTTGAAATAAAGAACACAAACATCCTATATAAAGTTCATCAGTCAAACACAATCAAGATATTTAACAGAGttgcaatatgaaaaaaaaaaaaaattaatattcctgAGACTGAGATTTTGATTTGGCAGACTTGCTAGAAGTTGGTGCCTGGCCTGCCTTCTTGGGTAACAACACTGCCTGGATATTAGGCAAGACACCTCCCTGTGCAATTGTTACTCCAGACAGCAACTTGTTCAACTCCTCATCATTGCGGATGGCAAGTTGAAGATGGCGAGGTATAATCCTGAGAACAAAGGAAAATTTGAAACTACAATTTAACAGTCACACatgattaaaaaaatttactGCAAGCAGGAAACTATAGGACTTTTAAGACCTATTCAAGCTCTCAATGTAAAACTGCAATGTTCAGTCCTGAAGAGAACATATGATTTTGATGTGCTTACTAAAGAGAAACTGTACCTTTacaaaatatgtacagaattatagtcgcgacactgttattcccagtgtgactcctcctctttgcttacaccttaggaagtgaaggctctataaagtctaggtacgtagtatcgttcgctatttttgttctttcgttgccgagctaccagacaaggaatctatttgccataccattaaacattatcatgtcgtagctcctatgacaataaatcaaatgcactgtaatctagcggcaaataacgtctcgtgtgctttctgcaaacaccaacgaaagagtcaaaatgacgggtgattatattaagtatttatcgaaccttaggAAACGCATAACGTTATcaggagcgaatcacaagacacacacgtttaaatgtagccgacctgcaacgtgattggctgtcagaaataagagcgatgggactatagtaATGTAACATATGAATGGGACTatctcagaatatataaaatGGGATCATAAATTCAGAGTACAGAATACCAACAACAAATGGGAACTAAGTTTTTGAAACAAAGCGAGGTTTCTTGGGGAGAAATATTCAAAAAGGCTGACCCAAGTAGAGCCCAGAGAAATAATAGTATGCATGCGTAGACTTACAGAAGGTTTGAAGCACATATGCATAACAAATGAATgttatataaattccaaaatgttGCCTTATGTCCTTTTACTCTATCTCAAAACGATATTGATTTTCCAATCATTTCAGTCTCGTGAAAAGTAGAAGTTATTCCGAGAATTACCCCTTTATGAAATGTTAtcttaaatatttgaaacgtaaAAATAgagtaattgttaaaaattatctTGTGTACAAGTGATACTAACTgaatagtttttatatgagaGGCTGCTGAGGACATTGATGTGTCGGAAATGTGTTGCCATCCTTCACCTGGACTGAGAATTGCACATTGCAAGGAATTTTTGTGCAAAATTTTTTCAATCAGTTTTGAATGTTCAGCCTTTGACACGGAACTGGTCACTGTTCAGAGACCAACTCCCACCTCCGAACAGCTCAGGAATCATCATGTGCACTGTTCACATGCATGCATTTTATATACAGATTCGAAGCCCAGtatttgtaacgagaagaaagagctctatcatTAAGCCATAAAGGCTTCTTCATAGGGAATATGTCTTTTGTGACATACAGATACGCTGCTACAACATGATTTCATCCTTGGACCTAGATACTTAATATTTCCGTGTGAATCTCACATTAACCCAAATTACAGACATATTGTGGGGTAATAACATTGCATTGCTCACAAAGTAACTCGAAACTTCTTGTGTAAGCAACGTTAGTCAgccatttagaaaaaaaaaagtgtcgttTCTTGAATTTTCAACTAAGACTCAGTTACAAAAGAAATATGTACAACTTGAGAAATGCTCGCTTGAAAGATGAGTTCAAATTATGATCTTGCATTAGCAGCAGTATTGTAACGTCGATCCTAGATCGTCacgataaatatatattaaatagtgCTTAAAAACCGTCAATTCTTTAGAAAAGCTACACTAAAGAAGGCACCGACCATTTCCTTAGTAATTCGTCCTGGccctctcgcatgttatgttgATAAGTAACAAGTGGGGGAAGAGGGCTACAagagtgcattagaatataccgGTAACAAATGATTTTTTATGTTGAAGGTATTTGTGACTGAACTAAAAACAAGTGTTGATCACTATATACTGTACGCGTCTCAGAAGCcagtgaagcaaaagaaaattTGCCTTTTATGAGTGAAACTATTCTGGAGAATCTATCCAAAATTACCCACGGACATAGCACAGAACTATTATCAACTCGTGCAATGTCGAATACCGGTACCAAGTTTTCCTTTTTTTCCACTTTTCTCTAatcattttacttttcttaaagaTGGTACATACTAAAAAACAATCATGTTTATTAAGTGGAATACAAAACTAGaacaaaaattttatttctaacaaACTGGGGTATCCAAACTGGTCTAGGAACACGACATCAAAATTGTAACATGTTGCGAGACTAGACCTATtgagggaaaattttagaacatggattgcacttaccaaattatgtcttaaaatactaaaaagagcagattcgtctgcgtttgtcgaatgcgcatcattatatttacgaaaaggcacttttcagtgccaataatttattttgtgtgcacaaggttggaattttgaagaggGAAATgatgcaatccatgttctggaatTTATCCGAGatatttttgtggagatgcagttcaTCGTATACGTAAggtataacaaaagcctaaactaaccaaacataAACGGAGTACGAAGGAAATTATCTCAGCGCTAGTTCAGCCtaactatttttttataaaaaaaaatactggcaGAGACCATAATTATGTAGGGTAAATATTATTTGTATCTTTGGCGAAGTTTCCTCATTCCTGTAATTTACAATAAAGCAGATTCATAACATATAGCTAAAAGCTTAAAATTAGGCATACATGCTTCGCTAATATATCTATATTTATACCTAGTTTTCTTGTTATCTCTTGCAGCATTTCCTGCCAACTCCAAAACTTCGGCAGCTAAATATTCCATTACAGCACCTAGGTATACTGGTGCACCAGCACCGACACGTTCTGCATAATTTCCCTTCCGTAACAATCTATGAATTCTTCCAACAGGAAACTGGAGACCAGCTCGGCTAGAACGGGACTTCGCCTTTCCTTTGGATTTGCCTGCATAAAGAATCGCCTTGAACAGTATGAACATGGATTTTAAATAGTAGCTATTTAACATAAACCAcaacgtaattaaataaatacttaccacCTTTGCCTCTGCCAGACATTATGCAAAATTTATAATGCTTCCAACGAAAACAAACTGAAATATAAACACAATGCTTTTAAAAAACACAGAGAAACTAAATAGCAACAGTAACCAGCAGCAACGACCAACGAGCCTATGCCACTTTTTCGCGGGAAAGGAAATCAACGGATCGAATGTGTAACCAATAACAAACGTTAGAATGGTTAGCCAATGAGATGTAAGAGCTATTTACAAATACGCCAATCACAGGACTTCGTTTCGACCCTGTTTTGAATATCGTGACATCTGCTTTCCTATCACAGAGTTTCGAGTTGGAGATTATCGAAATGATCGATTCTCATGACGTTTGTCTTTGTATATTATCGACCCTTGATTATCGACAATCGTCATTACATTACATTCTCATATGTCTATGATAGTCATTAATGGGATTACACGTCATTCTGGAAAAGTGTGTGAATTTTGATTCGAAACATGGCAACATTACGAGAAAAACAAATAGGTGAGAATTTATGAATGTCAATAAAAGTATATCAACTTGTGCATTCTGTAAGAAATTACATAGTATGATTTAAATACCGAACATAACCTAATTATAGCAATCTTCTCATGTCAAGTTACTATAATTCAGCatattaacacaatttttttctgtGACAGGTGCTTTGAAACAGATGTTGAATCTTAATCAAACGCAAACTAAAACACTGGCAGGTGAACCCGTATGGAAGATATTAATTTACGATCGGTGTGGCCAGGATATCATATCTCCACTAATTTCAATCAAGGAACTACGAGAACTGGgagtaacattacatgtgtacgtttCCACTCACATTGATATTTGATGTTATTATGCATAAATATGTGGCGCTAAGAAAAAATGTGGTAGGCATAtgtcatttcttgcagtttttcaggagCGATCATTTAAAGTTTGAAAGACTACAAAAGGTGAATGTaaagtatccaacgcccactgaacgaatatttcacttttatcacttccactgttgcgctataatcgtatatgcaaggtaggctataacaaaaacctaaactaaccaaacctaacctgtcaaagaagcaagttatgctaaatatgtgtaaaattggcctatgtctctatagtgggcgggacataagtaacattgaccctataaaatcataataatcatgGTTTATGGgtttgagagaaaaataatagaaatatggatgacATCTTTTGTCACAATAAGTGTACCCtcaggatgcacaacatatcgcataatctcattttcgccaaaaattgacataAGCTTACCATATCGTCTcttgccttggaaccacagaaatgtacttttttttctatttgaacTAGACTTACATGCATGTCCACTTTTACCGTTTAGACTGTTTAAGAGTAGCCTATAATCATATAATTATGGTAATGTAATAGATCTGCTTTTGTGTAGGCAACTTCATTCGGATAGAGATCCGATTCCTGATGTTCCAGCGGTGTATTTCTGCTTACCAACGGAAGAAAATTTGGGTCGCATTGGCCAAGATTTACAAAGTAACCTCTATGATGCTTATCATCTCAATTTCATCTCACCTATATCGAGACAGAGACTGGAGGACTTGGCAGCTGCAGCTCTTCAAGCTAATTGTGTCTCACAAATACAGAAGGTATGAGAGAACAacatattatgaaaatttttaGTATAAAAGACGATTTGGTTATTCAGTGGATGCAATCTCTTGGCTAGGTCATATGGACTCACTAACCAATAGGAAGTGTGGTCCTCCAAACAGTTTGGGGCTTGCATGTAGGTGATATAACcaccttaaaataaaaatatggttcctacattaaaactgttatatttttTCCTAAATCACTGTTCAATATCTTTATGCATGATGTCAGGAGAAGTAAAAtattccggaggtaaaatagttccCAATTCGGATCTTAAGGTGGGGATACTTTCGACCTCAAGCATAACAAAAACAGTGACTAattaaaagggaaaaattgttccggggccgggtatcgaactcgggacatttggcta
The window above is part of the Periplaneta americana isolate PAMFEO1 chromosome 11, P.americana_PAMFEO1_priV1, whole genome shotgun sequence genome. Proteins encoded here:
- the LOC138709015 gene encoding histone H2A, with protein sequence MSGRGKGGKSKGKAKSRSSRAGLQFPVGRIHRLLRKGNYAERVGAGAPVYLGAVMEYLAAEVLELAGNAARDNKKTRIIPRHLQLAIRNDEELNKLLSGVTIAQGGVLPNIQAVLLPKKAGQAPTSSKSAKSKSQSQEY